In Bradyrhizobium sp. CCBAU 051011, the following are encoded in one genomic region:
- the secF gene encoding protein translocase subunit SecF, whose amino-acid sequence MTQYVLIALGVLVVILTIVAIFDLLPPLRIVPDDTHFDFTRFRRISFPISAALSIVAIVLFFTHGLNFGIDFKGGTLLEVQSKSGAADIGAMRGTLSTLGLGDIQLQQFGEGQANVLIRVAEQPGGDAAQQAAVQKVRGALGDSVEYRRVEVVGPRVSGELLAFGMVGLMVAIVGILIYLWFRFEWQFALGAMIANVHDIVLTIGFMSISQVDFDLTSIAALLTILGYSLNDTVVIYDRIREMLRRYKKMPMPQLLNESINSTLSRSIITHVTVTLALLALLLFGGHAIHSFTAVMMFGVVLVGTYTSIFIAAPILIYLGVGEHRDAPDTPAKK is encoded by the coding sequence GTGACTCAATACGTTCTCATTGCGCTGGGCGTTCTGGTCGTCATCCTGACCATCGTCGCCATCTTCGATCTGTTGCCGCCGCTGCGCATCGTCCCTGACGATACGCACTTCGATTTCACGCGCTTTCGCCGCATCAGCTTTCCGATATCGGCAGCGCTTTCGATCGTCGCGATCGTGCTGTTTTTCACCCATGGGCTGAATTTCGGCATCGATTTCAAGGGCGGCACGCTGCTGGAAGTGCAATCCAAGTCCGGCGCGGCCGATATCGGCGCGATGCGCGGGACGCTGAGTACGCTTGGGCTCGGCGACATCCAGCTGCAGCAGTTCGGTGAAGGTCAAGCCAACGTGCTGATACGGGTGGCCGAGCAACCCGGCGGCGACGCTGCGCAGCAGGCTGCGGTGCAGAAGGTCCGCGGTGCTCTCGGCGATTCCGTCGAATATCGCCGCGTCGAAGTCGTTGGCCCCCGCGTATCAGGCGAATTGCTGGCCTTCGGCATGGTCGGCCTGATGGTCGCGATCGTCGGGATCCTGATCTATCTCTGGTTCCGGTTCGAATGGCAGTTCGCGCTCGGCGCCATGATTGCCAACGTCCACGACATCGTGCTGACGATCGGCTTCATGTCGATCTCGCAGGTCGATTTCGACCTCACCAGTATCGCGGCGCTGTTGACGATTCTCGGCTACTCCCTGAACGACACCGTCGTCATCTACGACCGCATCCGGGAAATGCTGCGGCGCTACAAGAAGATGCCGATGCCGCAGCTTCTGAACGAGTCCATCAATTCGACATTGTCGCGCTCAATCATCACCCACGTCACGGTGACGCTTGCGTTGCTTGCGCTGCTCCTGTTCGGCGGCCACGCGATCCACAGCTTCACTGCGGTCATGATGTTCGGCGTGGTGCTGGTCGGCACCTACACCTCGATCTTCATTGCCGCGCCGATCCTGATCTATCTCGGTGTTGGCGAGCACCGCGACGCGCCGGATACGCCTGCGAAGAAGTAG
- the secD gene encoding protein translocase subunit SecD codes for MLYFSRWKALAIILTALIVCLFAVPNFFSQERVKTWPVWAQRHIVLGLDLQGGSYLLLELDTNYIKKERLDQVRDEARRVLREAKIGYTGLAVRGDAVEVRIKESDLQAALPKLRELSQPLGGLLGSSGQRSLEVSDAGGGLIRLVVPQAAITERIRQTNEQSIQIVERRINQLGTVEPLIQRQGTDRILVQVPGLQDPTELKRILGQTAKMEFRMVDSSVSPDQAQAGRVPADSEVLMSEQPPKVPYVIKRQVLVSGGDLTDAQPGFDQRTNEPIVSFKFNTSGSRKFAQATSENVGQPFAIVLDNKVISAPVIREPITGGQGQISGSFTVQAANELALLLRAGALPAPLTVVEERTVGPGLGQDSIEKGKLAAYVGSIMVIVFMLVTYRLFGVFANIAVAINVAMIFGILSLLNATLTLPGIAGVVLTVGIAVDSNVLIYERIREELRHGRNAISAIDAGFRRALATILDSNITTFIAAAVLFYIGTGPVRGFAVTLGIGIITTVFTAFTLTSLIVAGWVRWKRPKTVPI; via the coding sequence ATGCTGTATTTCTCGCGGTGGAAGGCGCTGGCGATCATTCTGACGGCGCTGATCGTCTGCCTGTTCGCGGTTCCGAACTTCTTTTCCCAGGAGCGGGTGAAGACCTGGCCGGTCTGGGCGCAACGCCACATCGTGCTCGGCCTCGATTTGCAGGGCGGCTCGTACCTGCTACTCGAACTCGATACCAATTACATCAAGAAGGAAAGACTGGATCAGGTTCGCGACGAAGCCCGCCGCGTGCTGCGCGAAGCCAAGATCGGTTACACCGGTCTTGCTGTGCGCGGCGACGCCGTCGAAGTCCGCATCAAGGAGAGCGACCTTCAGGCGGCACTCCCCAAGTTGCGTGAGCTATCGCAGCCGCTCGGCGGGCTGCTCGGCTCCAGCGGGCAGCGAAGCCTCGAGGTTTCAGACGCCGGCGGTGGCTTGATCCGCCTTGTGGTGCCGCAAGCGGCGATCACCGAACGCATACGGCAAACGAACGAGCAGTCGATCCAGATCGTCGAACGCCGTATCAACCAGTTGGGTACGGTGGAGCCGTTGATCCAGCGGCAGGGCACCGACCGCATTCTGGTTCAGGTGCCGGGTCTGCAGGACCCGACCGAGCTGAAGCGCATCCTTGGCCAGACCGCCAAGATGGAATTCCGCATGGTCGATTCGTCGGTCTCGCCGGATCAGGCGCAGGCGGGACGGGTGCCGGCCGATTCGGAAGTCCTGATGAGCGAGCAACCGCCGAAGGTGCCTTACGTCATCAAGCGACAGGTTCTGGTTTCCGGCGGCGACCTGACCGATGCGCAGCCGGGCTTCGACCAGCGCACCAACGAGCCGATCGTGAGCTTCAAGTTTAACACTTCGGGCTCGCGCAAGTTCGCTCAGGCGACGTCGGAGAATGTCGGGCAGCCGTTTGCCATTGTCCTCGATAACAAGGTGATCTCTGCGCCCGTAATCCGCGAGCCGATCACCGGCGGGCAGGGGCAGATTTCCGGCAGTTTCACCGTCCAGGCCGCCAACGAACTCGCGCTGCTCCTGCGGGCCGGCGCACTGCCTGCGCCGCTCACCGTCGTCGAAGAGCGTACCGTGGGCCCGGGCCTCGGCCAGGACTCGATCGAGAAGGGCAAACTGGCGGCCTATGTCGGCTCCATCATGGTCATCGTGTTCATGCTGGTGACCTACCGACTGTTCGGTGTGTTCGCCAACATCGCGGTCGCCATCAACGTCGCGATGATCTTCGGCATCCTTTCGCTGCTCAACGCCACCCTGACGCTGCCCGGCATCGCCGGTGTCGTGCTGACAGTCGGCATCGCGGTCGACTCCAACGTGCTGATCTATGAGCGCATCCGGGAAGAGCTCCGCCACGGCCGCAACGCGATTTCGGCGATCGACGCGGGATTCCGGCGCGCATTGGCGACTATTCTGGACTCCAACATCACCACCTTCATCGCCGCTGCGGTGCTGTTCTACATCGGCACCGGCCCGGTCCGCGGCTTCGCCGTTACGCTCGGCATCGGCATTATCACCACGGTCTTTACAGCGTTTACGCTCACCAGCCTGATCGTTGCCGGCTGGGTACGGTGGAAGCGGCCGAAGACCGTGCCGATCTAG
- a CDS encoding Mth938-like domain-containing protein, which yields MATSSDAPHLPRSAPIEAYGKGGFAFADMSHRGSLLCLPDAIWAWPVTKPAEIDEYSLARVFKAANSIDTLIVGTGTEVWVPPRGLREALRAVHVVLDAMQTGPAIRTYNIMLGERRRVAAALIAVP from the coding sequence ATGGCCACATCCTCGGACGCTCCGCATCTTCCGAGGTCGGCGCCGATCGAAGCCTACGGCAAGGGCGGCTTCGCTTTCGCCGACATGTCGCATCGCGGGTCGCTGTTGTGCCTGCCGGATGCGATCTGGGCCTGGCCGGTGACGAAACCTGCCGAGATCGATGAATATTCGCTGGCGCGCGTGTTCAAGGCCGCCAATTCCATCGATACGCTGATCGTCGGCACCGGCACGGAAGTGTGGGTACCGCCACGCGGCCTGCGCGAGGCGCTGCGCGCCGTGCACGTGGTGCTCGATGCGATGCAGACGGGGCCTGCGATCCGCACCTACAACATCATGCTGGGTGAGCGGCGACGCGTCGCGGCGGCGTTGATTGCAGTGCCATGA
- a CDS encoding serine/threonine protein kinase yields MALPKDDAATLSARWTEGVLLKRDVFSTVERGRFRDEAAEVDAVLRRLDQVPLWSYPLARHLFARERRALALARDLDVGPKLLWAGRKALVRGFIDGVALHLAKPHGDLAYFRSAKSALRKLHRAGICHNDLAKEQNWLVSRDGRAYLTDFQLAACFSTRSRLFRIAAYEDLRHLLKHKRSYAPAALTPMERKILARKSFVASLWLKTGKKVYQAITRGLFNFTDREGGGRRLVNDAPVLIELIRKNPDVRDTAIVAFADRRSGVGLYAFVEADKVELEKQLRSELAAAKGVKPPEHIQVVHALPRDAAGKPRTEILQLVAMNQVDLIEPLINNEVDRAFLKDILESRKNLRDRFNFESSELNSRSR; encoded by the coding sequence ATGGCTCTGCCGAAAGACGACGCCGCCACGCTGTCGGCGCGATGGACCGAAGGCGTGCTGCTGAAGCGCGACGTGTTCTCCACGGTCGAACGCGGCCGTTTTCGCGATGAAGCCGCCGAGGTCGATGCCGTGCTGCGCCGGCTCGATCAGGTGCCGCTGTGGTCCTATCCCCTCGCACGCCATCTGTTCGCCCGCGAGCGCCGCGCGCTGGCGCTGGCGCGTGATCTCGACGTCGGCCCGAAGCTGCTCTGGGCAGGACGGAAGGCACTGGTGCGCGGCTTCATCGACGGCGTCGCGCTGCATCTGGCCAAACCCCATGGCGACCTCGCCTATTTCCGCTCCGCCAAATCAGCGCTTCGCAAGCTGCACCGCGCCGGCATCTGCCACAACGATCTCGCCAAGGAGCAGAACTGGCTGGTGAGCCGCGACGGCCGGGCCTACCTCACCGATTTTCAACTGGCCGCCTGCTTTTCGACCCGCAGCCGCCTGTTCCGGATCGCCGCCTATGAGGACCTGCGGCATCTGCTGAAGCACAAGCGCAGCTATGCGCCGGCGGCGCTAACGCCGATGGAGCGCAAAATTCTCGCGCGCAAATCCTTCGTCGCCAGCCTCTGGCTCAAGACCGGCAAGAAGGTCTATCAGGCCATCACCCGCGGCCTGTTCAACTTCACCGATCGCGAAGGCGGCGGGCGCCGGCTGGTCAACGACGCGCCTGTCCTGATCGAGCTGATCCGGAAGAATCCCGATGTGCGCGATACCGCCATCGTCGCATTCGCCGACCGGCGCAGCGGCGTCGGGCTGTATGCCTTTGTCGAGGCCGACAAGGTCGAGCTGGAAAAGCAGTTGCGCAGCGAACTTGCCGCCGCCAAAGGCGTCAAGCCGCCAGAGCATATTCAGGTCGTCCACGCCCTGCCGCGCGACGCCGCCGGCAAGCCGCGCACGGAAATCCTGCAGCTCGTCGCGATGAATCAGGTCGACCTGATCGAGCCGCTCATCAACAACGAGGTCGATCGTGCGTTCCTGAAGGACATTCTCGAGAGCCGAAAGAATTTGCGCGACCGGTTCAATTTCGAGAGCAGCGAGTTGAATTCGCGGTCCCGCTAG
- a CDS encoding phytoene/squalene synthase family protein, translated as MSEAATSKDSAAFCADLVRTHDFVRYASTLFLPAVQRRALLSIYAFNVEISRVREQVSQPLPGEMRMQWWTDMLEGAGHGGVEGNPVAAELRQTVGEFRLPIEPLLRLIEEHQFDLYNDPMPSMAALEGYVTDTSSALFSLAARIAAPPSAAIDHLARHGGLAQGIAQVLTALPHDAARRQLFVPLQLLQQHGSGMEQVFAGKQTPQARAAIDHLIGEARKHLETAFELLTHVPPQVRPVFLPLALIRRDLKRMSRADADPFVPQATSRLRILWTLWRASRSREFGG; from the coding sequence ATGAGCGAGGCCGCGACGTCGAAGGATTCCGCCGCGTTCTGCGCCGATCTGGTGCGCACGCACGACTTCGTCCGCTATGCCTCGACATTGTTCCTGCCGGCGGTCCAGCGCCGCGCCCTGCTGTCGATTTATGCCTTCAATGTCGAGATCTCGCGCGTGCGCGAGCAGGTCAGCCAGCCATTGCCTGGCGAGATGCGGATGCAGTGGTGGACCGACATGCTCGAAGGCGCCGGCCATGGCGGCGTCGAGGGCAATCCGGTCGCTGCCGAACTCCGGCAAACGGTCGGCGAATTTCGCCTGCCGATCGAGCCGCTATTGCGGCTGATCGAGGAGCACCAGTTCGACCTCTACAACGATCCGATGCCGTCGATGGCCGCGCTGGAGGGGTATGTCACCGACACCTCGTCAGCGCTGTTCTCGCTGGCTGCGCGGATCGCGGCGCCGCCGTCGGCGGCGATCGACCATCTTGCGCGCCATGGCGGGCTGGCGCAGGGAATAGCCCAGGTACTCACGGCGTTGCCCCACGATGCCGCGCGGCGGCAGCTTTTCGTGCCGCTGCAATTGCTGCAGCAACATGGCAGCGGCATGGAGCAGGTATTTGCGGGCAAGCAGACGCCACAGGCGCGTGCCGCGATCGATCATCTGATTGGCGAGGCCCGAAAACATCTTGAGACGGCCTTCGAGCTGCTCACGCATGTGCCGCCGCAGGTGCGGCCAGTCTTCCTGCCTTTGGCGCTGATCCGCCGCGATCTGAAGCGCATGTCACGGGCCGACGCCGATCCATTCGTCCCGCAGGCGACGTCGCGACTGCGGATTCTGTGGACGCTGTGGCGTGCGTCGCGATCACGGGAGTTCGGCGGATAG
- a CDS encoding DUF1127 domain-containing protein translates to MLLSLIRMIQAFRDYQRNVSELSQLSDRELADIGLDRSDIPRVAAGTYNG, encoded by the coding sequence ATGTTGCTCTCGCTCATCCGCATGATCCAGGCTTTCCGGGATTATCAGCGCAATGTCAGCGAACTGTCCCAGCTCAGCGATCGCGAGCTGGCCGATATCGGCCTCGATCGTTCGGACATTCCGCGCGTTGCCGCCGGGACCTATAACGGCTGA
- the trmFO gene encoding methylenetetrahydrofolate--tRNA-(uracil(54)-C(5))-methyltransferase (FADH(2)-oxidizing) TrmFO, whose amino-acid sequence MISSTSQTDTVHVIGGGLAGSEAAWQVANAGVRVVLHEMRPLRMTEAHRTEGLAELVCSNSFRSDDAANNAVGLLHAEMRRLGSMIMRSADANQVPAGGALAVDRDGFSAAVTRALHDHPLIAIDRSEIAGLPPAEWGNVIVATGPLTSAPLADAIRELTDENALAFFDAIAPIVHKDSIDMSVAWFQSRYDKVGPGGTGADYINCPMTKEQYDAFVAALLAGDKVDFKEWETNTPYFDGCLPVEVMAERGHETLRHGPMKPVGLTNPHNPTVKPYAIVQLRQDNKLGTLYNIVGFQTKLNYGAQQRVFRTIPGLENAEFARLGGLHRNTFLNSPKLLDGQLRLRAQPRLRFAGQMTGCEGYVESASIGLIAGLYAAANARAQSLEPPPPTTALGSLLGHITGGHIETIEAGTRSFQPMNINFGLFPPLASLPTKKADGTRLRGNEKTVAKKQALSARALTDLDRWIAEHLGVAAAA is encoded by the coding sequence ATGATTTCCTCTACCTCCCAAACTGACACCGTCCATGTGATTGGCGGCGGCCTCGCCGGCTCTGAAGCCGCCTGGCAAGTCGCCAATGCGGGCGTTCGCGTCGTGCTGCACGAGATGCGGCCGTTACGGATGACCGAGGCGCACCGCACCGAGGGCCTGGCCGAACTGGTCTGTTCCAACTCATTCCGGTCAGACGATGCGGCCAACAACGCCGTAGGCCTGCTCCATGCCGAGATGCGCCGGCTGGGATCGATGATCATGCGCTCCGCCGATGCCAACCAGGTGCCCGCCGGCGGGGCACTGGCGGTCGACCGCGATGGGTTTTCCGCGGCTGTCACGCGCGCCCTGCACGACCACCCGCTGATCGCGATCGACCGGAGCGAGATCGCCGGGCTGCCGCCTGCCGAATGGGGCAATGTGATCGTCGCGACCGGCCCCCTCACCTCGGCGCCGCTGGCAGACGCCATTCGCGAGCTGACGGATGAGAACGCGCTGGCGTTCTTCGACGCGATCGCGCCGATCGTGCATAAGGATTCCATCGACATGTCGGTGGCGTGGTTTCAGTCGCGCTACGACAAGGTCGGACCCGGCGGCACCGGCGCCGACTACATCAACTGTCCGATGACCAAGGAACAGTATGACGCCTTCGTCGCGGCATTGCTGGCCGGCGACAAGGTGGACTTCAAGGAATGGGAGACCAACACGCCCTATTTCGACGGCTGCCTGCCCGTCGAGGTGATGGCCGAGCGCGGCCACGAGACGCTGCGGCACGGACCGATGAAGCCGGTCGGGCTCACCAATCCGCACAACCCGACAGTCAAGCCTTACGCCATCGTGCAATTGCGGCAGGACAACAAGCTCGGCACGCTCTACAACATCGTCGGCTTCCAGACCAAGCTGAACTACGGCGCGCAGCAGCGCGTGTTCCGCACCATTCCCGGGCTCGAGAACGCCGAATTCGCCAGGCTCGGCGGCCTGCATCGCAACACCTTCCTCAACTCGCCGAAGCTGCTGGATGGCCAGTTGCGGCTGCGTGCGCAGCCACGGCTGCGCTTTGCAGGGCAGATGACCGGCTGCGAGGGCTATGTGGAATCCGCCAGCATCGGGCTCATCGCAGGCCTTTACGCTGCGGCCAATGCGCGGGCGCAATCGCTTGAACCGCCACCTCCGACCACGGCGCTGGGCTCGCTGCTCGGCCATATCACCGGCGGCCATATCGAAACCATCGAGGCGGGCACGCGCTCGTTCCAGCCGATGAACATCAACTTCGGACTATTCCCGCCGCTTGCCAGCCTGCCGACCAAAAAGGCGGACGGCACGCGGCTGCGCGGCAACGAGAAGACGGTCGCCAAGAAGCAAGCGCTCAGCGCGCGGGCGCTAACCGATCTCGATCGCTGGATCGCCGAGCATCTCGGCGTAGCGGCGGCGGCGTAA